The genome window GCATTCAGCCTCCCTGAGTTTATTAGGCAGTGGGTTGATGTTAATCCTGCGAACGCCGTACCAGCATTGACCCGGCCTTCGCGCGGCAGGTATAATACCGTTGCTACATTCTGTGAAAACGTGTTACTGGGAGGAGAAATGAAACGCGCATTCACGCTGATCGAACTGCTGGTGGTTATCGCTATTATCGCGATACTGGCAGCGATACTTTTCCCCGTTTTCTCGCAGGCGCGTGAGAAAGCACGCTCTGTTTCCTGCCTGTCTAACTGCAGGCAGATGGGCATCGCCATCGCGATGTATGTGCAGGACTGGGACGAAGGCTTCCCACTCACCGAACCGCATGAATACGGCGGTGGACACGAACCGGTAGGACCCGGATGGTTGAAGAGCTGCCAGCCCTACGTGAAGACCCAGCTCTTAAACCGCTGTCCCTCCGACAGCAGTCCCCTCTGGAACGACGGTGATCCCACATCGCGTGTCGCTTCCTACGGGCTGAACGCATACCTGACCCCAGACCATCCACCATACTACGGTATCCGCCTCGGTGGCGTGAACAACCCGGCGCAGTGCGTCGTGGTTGCGGAAC of Bacillota bacterium contains these proteins:
- a CDS encoding DUF1559 domain-containing protein yields the protein MKRAFTLIELLVVIAIIAILAAILFPVFSQAREKARSVSCLSNCRQMGIAIAMYVQDWDEGFPLTEPHEYGGGHEPVGPGWLKSCQPYVKTQLLNRCPSDSSPLWNDGDPTSRVASYGLNAYLTPDHPPYYGIRLGGVNNPAQCVVVAELADQIPDDHFVPAAWGNPTKVPEFGPGSEEHEVEWDDEAWEPRSVAIRRHQGGANYVFVDGHAKWHRFEQTWQQTPGQPPTIDWYDPQR